Proteins encoded by one window of Terriglobales bacterium:
- a CDS encoding glycosyl hydrolase family 39 — MSLQDINWSKKLRVSQSTPTLQVVTNPMLNQGSPIHDGALSALKSLGADYVRYVPWLPYPKIAVAELEPPRPNQTSWDFTYIDPVTKDFLNATEGHRTIINFSTIPAWMFKTDQPVKYPEDPNQVFWNYTQGTELRDPSGKELGDYFGRIVSWYTNGGFTDENGKKRTSGYHYSFPYWEVLNEVDFEHSTTPEQYTERYDAIVDGIRKVSPQTKFIGLALAKAGGNPKYYEYFLNPRNHKPGIPIDYISFHFYASPAVDEGLDEWQHSFFDQAEGFLATTRFILAIRDRLTPKVKIDTDELGVILPSDSEEIRASKALPDKIPHRYWNAAAALYAYLFVELSKMGVDVIGESQLVGYPSQFPSVSMIDYNNGKPNARYWVLKLIKDNFHPGDKLVTTKDSSSGSHGILLQGFVTPHGKKVLVVNKTNREAVVELPTEWQHAHSSAVDEDTGDEEPRNANVDGTELKLAPFAVTILTAE, encoded by the coding sequence GTGAGCTTGCAGGACATTAACTGGAGCAAGAAGCTGCGGGTATCACAGTCGACTCCCACTTTGCAGGTGGTCACCAATCCAATGCTGAATCAGGGCTCACCCATTCACGATGGGGCTTTGAGCGCTTTGAAGTCATTGGGTGCCGATTATGTAAGGTACGTCCCCTGGCTGCCATATCCAAAGATCGCGGTCGCAGAGCTCGAGCCTCCGAGGCCGAATCAGACATCGTGGGATTTCACCTACATCGATCCAGTAACTAAGGATTTCCTGAACGCCACCGAAGGGCACAGAACGATCATCAATTTCAGCACGATTCCTGCGTGGATGTTCAAGACCGATCAGCCAGTGAAATATCCCGAGGACCCCAACCAGGTGTTCTGGAATTACACGCAAGGAACTGAACTGAGAGATCCCTCAGGAAAAGAACTAGGTGACTACTTTGGCCGGATCGTGAGTTGGTACACAAATGGCGGCTTTACCGACGAGAACGGCAAGAAACGCACGTCGGGGTATCACTATTCATTTCCATATTGGGAAGTGTTGAACGAGGTTGATTTTGAGCACAGCACAACCCCGGAGCAATACACGGAGCGCTATGACGCGATCGTCGACGGCATTCGGAAGGTCAGCCCGCAAACCAAGTTCATCGGTCTGGCGTTGGCAAAAGCAGGAGGCAATCCCAAATACTACGAATATTTCCTGAATCCTAGAAACCACAAGCCCGGTATTCCGATCGATTACATCTCTTTTCACTTCTATGCTTCGCCTGCGGTCGACGAAGGGCTTGATGAGTGGCAGCATTCCTTCTTCGATCAAGCCGAGGGCTTTCTGGCGACGACGCGTTTCATCTTGGCCATACGCGATCGCTTAACGCCGAAGGTGAAGATCGATACTGATGAGCTAGGAGTGATTCTTCCCAGCGACTCAGAAGAGATACGCGCCTCCAAAGCTTTGCCGGACAAAATCCCCCACCGCTACTGGAATGCGGCGGCGGCGCTCTACGCGTATCTGTTTGTAGAGTTGTCCAAAATGGGAGTCGATGTAATCGGAGAGTCGCAGCTGGTGGGATATCCTTCCCAATTTCCCAGCGTCTCGATGATCGACTACAACAACGGTAAACCCAATGCCCGGTATTGGGTCTTGAAGCTCATCAAGGACAATTTTCATCCTGGCGACAAGTTGGTCACAACCAAGGACAGCTCCTCTGGCTCTCACGGAATTCTGTTGCAAGGGTTTGTCACGCCACACGGAAAGAAAGTTTTGGTTGTCAACAAAACGAATCGGGAAGCGGTTGTGGAATTACCTACGGAGTGGCAACACGCGCACTCGTCAGCCGTGGACGAGGATACCGGAGATGAAGAACCACGCAATGCGAACGTCGATGGTACCGAATTAAAACTAGCTCCGTTTGCAGTCACGATCTTGACGGCGGAATAA
- a CDS encoding carboxypeptidase-like regulatory domain-containing protein: MSTERATHLFACLLMVIACASVGFAQGGALGTILGEVTDSTGAVVPGATVTIVNVATGATNHTITTSSGDFTVPYLQPGTYQVTVEANGFQKAVADKVALVVGQQARVNVALKPGAVSETVEVQANAVALDTDSSAVAQVITQKQVDQLPLNGRNFLNLLFISAGAVQTVGEQGQMRQGEGNAISINGGRPESNNYTLDGLTNTDQALGTPALILSQDAIQEFKIASETYSAEYGYSANQVNIVSKSGTNQLHGTAFEFARNDAFDALTPTPFQTPTKLKLRQNQFGFVLGGPVMIPKLYDGRNKTFFLVNYEGGRIRNGYRVGGTIPTPAEVSGDFSASNLPPFSLVPGSPCQLALTATPSRPCAPGDPQTGNPFPGNVIPSSRFSRLAQVALTNKMFPAPTPSCVANPSSCAGGNYQIFPSLPNDSNQQTYKVDQDLRRFGHAFFRYTKANIAFQNPQNLSPGFSINQFTEDTTSWTVSHTISLGPRILNNFRFGFLEAKAIQGAPPASSSAISALGVSGVFQNLPSYARGFPTLTFPTPLGTFGSPNNNPTTSDIPTWEYADSMTMNRGKHTFGFGLDFRRFVQKRDLSTNFLGGYTYANNLILNNNNGCATPSGFCGTGNSVADFLLGYYSAAATFQPGPFSNANVAGNLNQYHFMYLAPYVQDDWKVNANLTLNLGLRWDYRNVPYEENNKMFWIDDQNLPGAAGFTGGGLCFADQALSSSGVLPAGQTFYRYCGRRNPADGSKTPFAPRLGFAWRPFGGQKTVVRGGWGMYYDSFESREIDDSGDLYPFVERTSLNPTAQPVNVAPKLTDQLFPALSGTVTPAALESQFVAVIISDHPKNPYVEQYTLSVQRELARNTTLEVNYVGNQGHHLLDRINLNTPAQITGTRLATCQAAFAGLPGTLATYNANQCPYRLDRPLPNFAIPGPLNSSWSGYSNYNAANIKLEHRASDLALLTVYTWAKSMDDKSAAAGIGSAGSGFAGHMDDLNPRLDYGPSDFYVKNRFVNSVVYNLPVGRGKRFAGSMNRAADLAIGGWQVSAITTFQSGFPFSITAPDPGAYQSFGMRANLVGNPGVANKSISQWFNTAAFAQPAFGVYGNSGRNFLIQPGINNWDVGLDKTFRFTERVGFQFRVETFNTFNHTQYGIDPTTQAAGGPGQSAVDGNIADISRGTFGKVLSARPGRIIQLGGKLTF, translated from the coding sequence ATGAGTACCGAGAGAGCCACTCATTTGTTTGCCTGCCTGCTGATGGTGATCGCTTGTGCGAGCGTAGGTTTTGCGCAGGGAGGTGCGTTAGGAACCATTTTGGGTGAGGTCACTGACAGCACCGGAGCAGTTGTACCGGGCGCGACGGTGACAATTGTGAACGTCGCCACTGGCGCGACGAACCACACAATAACAACGTCGTCAGGCGACTTTACAGTTCCGTACCTTCAGCCCGGTACTTACCAGGTTACGGTCGAAGCGAATGGGTTCCAGAAAGCCGTCGCGGACAAGGTCGCATTAGTAGTCGGGCAGCAGGCTCGTGTGAATGTGGCACTCAAGCCTGGCGCAGTGAGCGAGACCGTGGAAGTCCAGGCTAACGCTGTAGCACTCGATACCGACAGTTCGGCAGTTGCGCAGGTGATTACGCAAAAGCAGGTAGATCAATTACCTCTGAACGGCCGAAACTTTCTCAATCTGCTCTTCATCAGCGCAGGAGCGGTGCAGACCGTCGGCGAACAGGGCCAAATGCGTCAGGGAGAAGGCAACGCGATCAGCATCAACGGCGGCCGCCCGGAGTCGAACAACTACACGCTTGATGGCTTGACGAATACGGACCAGGCTCTCGGTACGCCGGCTCTTATCCTCTCGCAGGACGCAATCCAGGAATTCAAAATTGCCAGCGAAACATACTCCGCCGAATACGGGTACAGCGCCAATCAGGTAAATATCGTCAGCAAGAGTGGAACTAACCAACTTCACGGGACAGCTTTCGAATTTGCCAGGAACGACGCCTTTGACGCGCTTACTCCGACTCCGTTCCAAACACCCACGAAATTGAAATTGCGGCAAAATCAATTTGGGTTTGTGCTCGGTGGCCCGGTCATGATCCCGAAGCTTTATGACGGCCGCAATAAGACGTTCTTCCTCGTCAACTATGAAGGTGGACGCATTCGCAATGGGTATAGAGTCGGCGGGACTATTCCGACGCCTGCAGAGGTGAGCGGGGACTTTTCGGCAAGTAATCTGCCGCCGTTCAGCCTCGTACCCGGATCGCCATGCCAGCTCGCGCTCACGGCGACTCCAAGCCGCCCGTGCGCGCCAGGCGATCCGCAGACGGGCAATCCGTTTCCTGGAAACGTCATTCCGTCATCGCGATTTTCACGACTCGCTCAGGTAGCGCTGACTAACAAGATGTTTCCGGCGCCGACTCCATCGTGTGTAGCGAATCCAAGCTCTTGCGCAGGAGGCAACTATCAAATTTTTCCCAGCCTGCCGAATGACAGCAATCAGCAGACCTACAAGGTCGATCAGGATTTGCGGCGCTTCGGTCATGCGTTCTTCCGGTACACGAAGGCAAATATTGCATTCCAAAATCCGCAGAACCTTTCGCCTGGCTTCAGTATCAATCAGTTTACGGAAGATACAACTAGCTGGACGGTGTCGCATACCATCTCTCTCGGTCCCCGCATCCTGAACAATTTCCGCTTCGGCTTTCTCGAGGCAAAGGCGATTCAGGGAGCGCCGCCGGCATCGAGCAGCGCCATCTCAGCGCTGGGCGTGAGTGGAGTCTTCCAGAACTTGCCGAGCTACGCTCGTGGATTCCCGACCCTCACCTTCCCGACGCCACTGGGAACTTTCGGCAGTCCGAACAACAACCCGACGACCAGCGATATCCCAACTTGGGAATACGCAGACTCGATGACGATGAACCGCGGCAAGCATACGTTCGGATTTGGGCTTGACTTCCGGCGGTTCGTGCAAAAGAGGGATCTTTCAACGAATTTTCTGGGCGGTTATACCTACGCGAATAACCTGATCCTCAACAACAACAATGGTTGCGCTACTCCTTCGGGCTTCTGCGGAACCGGCAATTCCGTTGCCGATTTTCTACTTGGGTATTACAGCGCTGCAGCCACTTTTCAACCCGGTCCTTTCAGCAACGCCAATGTGGCCGGTAACCTGAACCAATACCATTTCATGTACCTTGCCCCATATGTCCAGGATGACTGGAAAGTAAACGCAAACCTCACTTTGAATCTCGGACTGCGCTGGGACTACCGCAATGTCCCTTATGAAGAGAACAACAAGATGTTCTGGATTGACGACCAGAACCTGCCGGGGGCTGCAGGCTTTACCGGAGGTGGCTTGTGCTTCGCGGACCAGGCACTTTCAAGCTCTGGAGTTCTCCCTGCCGGTCAGACGTTCTACCGTTACTGCGGTCGTCGCAATCCGGCAGATGGCTCGAAAACTCCCTTTGCACCCAGGCTAGGGTTTGCCTGGCGTCCCTTCGGTGGACAAAAGACTGTAGTCCGCGGCGGGTGGGGTATGTACTATGACTCGTTCGAGAGCCGGGAGATTGATGATTCCGGCGATCTTTATCCATTCGTCGAGCGCACTTCGCTGAATCCAACGGCGCAACCGGTGAACGTGGCTCCTAAACTGACCGATCAACTCTTCCCAGCTCTAAGTGGCACAGTTACTCCTGCAGCGCTTGAGAGCCAATTCGTGGCTGTGATCATCTCCGATCATCCGAAGAATCCTTACGTCGAGCAGTACACGTTATCGGTTCAACGCGAACTCGCGCGCAATACGACGCTCGAAGTCAACTACGTAGGTAATCAGGGTCACCATCTGTTGGATCGCATCAATCTCAACACGCCAGCCCAAATTACGGGAACTCGACTTGCAACATGCCAGGCGGCCTTTGCTGGACTTCCCGGTACTCTGGCCACCTACAACGCCAATCAATGCCCGTACCGGCTTGACCGTCCGCTGCCGAACTTTGCCATTCCTGGCCCACTCAACAGTTCGTGGAGCGGATATTCGAACTACAACGCGGCTAATATCAAACTGGAACACCGCGCCTCTGACCTTGCTCTGCTTACGGTTTATACCTGGGCAAAGAGTATGGACGATAAGTCTGCTGCTGCCGGCATCGGGTCCGCAGGATCTGGATTTGCAGGTCACATGGACGACCTCAATCCGCGGCTCGATTACGGACCTTCCGACTTTTACGTGAAGAACCGGTTTGTAAATAGTGTTGTGTATAACTTGCCTGTCGGACGCGGGAAGCGCTTCGCAGGCAGTATGAACAGGGCAGCTGACTTGGCGATCGGCGGGTGGCAGGTAAGTGCGATCACTACGTTTCAATCGGGCTTCCCATTCTCAATCACAGCTCCGGACCCAGGCGCCTATCAGAGTTTCGGTATGCGCGCGAACCTGGTCGGCAATCCTGGTGTTGCAAACAAGAGCATTAGCCAGTGGTTCAACACCGCTGCTTTCGCACAACCGGCTTTCGGGGTGTATGGGAATTCCGGACGTAATTTCCTTATTCAGCCTGGCATCAATAACTGGGACGTGGGTTTGGATAAGACTTTCCGTTTCACTGAAAGAGTAGGTTTCCAGTTCCGTGTAGAAACTTTCAACACGTTCAACCATACGCAGTACGGAATCGATCCAACCACTCAAGCGGCAGGCGGTCCAGGACAGAGTGCAGTTGACGGTAACATCGCAGATATTAGCCGAGGAACATTTGGTAAAGTGCTTTCTGCTCGTCCCGGACGGATCATACAACTGGGTGGCAAATTGACGTTCTGA
- a CDS encoding tetratricopeptide repeat protein produces MLKQIGGMSLCFSLLACFCLAQQSSSLEQQYKQAQQELAAGRYSDAQKSFEKLAELNPTVAEIHANLGLIYFEERMFQAAIKELRQALQLKPSLSKSAAVLAMSLSESGEYSGALPGLEKGFHSSDPEMKRMCGLQLERAYTALKRDSKAVEVALELNRLYPNDAEVLYHNGRIFGNFAFLTMQKLVQVAPDSIWKHEAAAEAYESQGMNDLAITEFREVLARDPQHPGTHFRLGRTLLARSRINSSTDDAARALDEFQQELKVDPGNANAAYEIAEIKRNAGNFSEAAKFFEQALKYYPGFEEAHLGLAASLLAEQKPQPALPHVQAAIALNSDDEVAWYRLSQVQRALGNIAQQQKAIAEFQRLRAKKQNEQASTVQIFSQSEVTKQELGPQDN; encoded by the coding sequence TTGCTTAAACAGATCGGTGGAATGTCTCTTTGCTTCTCTCTTCTGGCGTGCTTCTGTTTGGCTCAGCAATCCAGTTCTTTAGAGCAGCAATACAAGCAAGCCCAGCAGGAGTTGGCTGCGGGCAGGTACTCTGACGCTCAGAAATCCTTCGAGAAGCTTGCAGAGCTCAATCCTACAGTTGCGGAAATTCATGCCAATCTCGGATTGATCTATTTCGAAGAAAGAATGTTTCAGGCCGCCATTAAGGAATTACGTCAGGCCTTGCAATTGAAACCGAGCCTCTCAAAGTCCGCTGCCGTTTTAGCCATGTCGCTATCCGAGAGCGGCGAATACTCTGGGGCCCTCCCGGGACTTGAAAAAGGCTTTCATTCATCCGATCCCGAGATGAAACGGATGTGTGGACTGCAGCTGGAACGCGCATACACCGCGTTGAAGCGTGACAGTAAAGCTGTTGAAGTTGCCTTGGAGCTAAACCGTCTTTATCCCAATGATGCCGAGGTCCTCTATCACAATGGAAGGATCTTCGGGAATTTCGCTTTTTTGACCATGCAGAAGCTGGTGCAAGTGGCACCGGATTCCATTTGGAAACACGAAGCCGCGGCGGAGGCCTACGAAAGTCAGGGAATGAATGATCTCGCGATAACAGAATTCCGCGAAGTACTCGCGCGGGACCCTCAGCACCCTGGCACCCATTTCCGGCTCGGCCGAACTTTGCTGGCACGCTCCCGGATCAACTCTTCAACGGACGACGCTGCTAGAGCCCTGGATGAATTTCAGCAAGAATTGAAAGTCGATCCCGGCAACGCAAATGCAGCTTATGAGATCGCAGAAATAAAACGTAATGCCGGCAATTTTTCTGAGGCTGCGAAGTTTTTTGAGCAAGCGCTCAAATACTATCCAGGATTCGAAGAGGCGCATCTGGGTTTAGCCGCAAGTTTATTGGCAGAGCAGAAACCTCAACCTGCCTTGCCACACGTGCAGGCGGCGATCGCACTGAATTCTGACGATGAGGTCGCCTGGTATCGATTGAGTCAAGTCCAGAGAGCACTAGGAAACATCGCTCAGCAGCAGAAAGCAATTGCGGAATTCCAACGCCTTCGCGCAAAAAAACAGAACGAACAAGCAAGTACTGTCCAAATTTTTTCGCAAAGCGAAGTTACCAAGCAAGAGCTCGGTCCGCAGGACAACTGA
- a CDS encoding substrate-binding domain-containing protein, translated as MPKTAPKRLYLIPVLSKALDILELLQSDNRPQTLEAIYERTNISKTTVYRILKTLVHRGYLAQTQDGLYRIVSRPRKIRFGFGSESSEMPFSVDVTKSLKTAATSAGVDLLVLDNRYDATTALENADEFVRQRVDLVIEFQIDEHVAPMIADKVHGAGIPLIAVDIPHPHATFFGVDNYRVGLEAGEFLAQHAKSAWGGNVKWVIGLGISEAGPLVQSRVTGAFAGIRSKLPQLAEEAFLSFNGEGLADKSYRLVRDFLRKHSSDRGILIAAATDTSALGALKAVRELRRENHVAIVGQDCIEEALEQMTMPGTPFIGSVSHEASSYGPRLVHIGLSLLNGQTVPPYNYVEHKLIAASSLTKRSRAAR; from the coding sequence TTGCCAAAGACGGCTCCCAAACGGCTCTACCTGATTCCCGTTCTCTCCAAGGCACTCGACATCCTTGAGCTCTTGCAATCTGACAATCGTCCGCAAACTCTTGAGGCAATTTACGAACGGACGAATATCTCGAAGACGACCGTTTATCGAATACTCAAGACGCTCGTTCATCGCGGATATTTGGCGCAGACGCAAGATGGTTTGTATCGCATCGTCTCGCGTCCACGAAAGATCCGTTTTGGTTTTGGCAGCGAGTCATCGGAGATGCCGTTTTCTGTCGATGTCACTAAAAGCCTTAAGACGGCTGCTACCTCGGCGGGAGTCGATTTGCTTGTGTTGGACAATCGCTACGATGCCACTACCGCACTGGAGAATGCAGACGAGTTCGTGCGACAACGCGTGGATCTGGTGATCGAGTTCCAGATTGACGAGCACGTTGCGCCTATGATCGCCGATAAGGTGCATGGCGCCGGCATCCCGCTCATAGCCGTCGATATTCCTCATCCTCACGCCACGTTCTTTGGAGTGGACAACTATCGCGTAGGACTTGAGGCTGGTGAATTCCTTGCGCAGCATGCAAAATCCGCTTGGGGTGGCAACGTCAAATGGGTGATTGGACTGGGCATCAGCGAGGCAGGTCCACTGGTGCAAAGCCGCGTCACTGGCGCCTTCGCTGGAATTCGATCAAAGCTTCCCCAACTCGCAGAGGAAGCATTTCTCTCGTTCAACGGTGAGGGCCTGGCCGACAAGAGCTATCGTTTGGTGCGTGATTTCCTTCGCAAACATTCGAGCGACCGCGGAATACTCATTGCAGCGGCAACTGACACCAGTGCTCTGGGAGCCTTAAAAGCAGTGCGAGAACTTCGACGCGAAAATCATGTGGCGATCGTGGGCCAAGACTGTATCGAAGAGGCTCTCGAACAAATGACGATGCCGGGTACGCCTTTCATTGGTTCTGTTTCTCACGAAGCTTCTTCCTACGGACCGCGACTTGTTCACATAGGTCTGTCGCTGTTGAACGGTCAAACTGTTCCTCCTTACAACTACGTTGAGCACAAACTGATCGCCGCGTCATCGCTGACGAAACGTTCTCGAGCCGCACGCTGA
- a CDS encoding glycosyl hydrolase, which translates to MLRFFVPNCGCIDTLNNFTPEGIRVFSLHRSRAVRLNGMVLVFGLLCFSALTFAQAQGGQDQLKAGFQHPPASARPRVWWHWMNGNITKEGIKLDLEWMHRVGIAGYQNFDAALQTPQVVEKRLPYMTPEWKDAFKYAIQVGDQFGMEMAIAGSPGWSESGGPWVPAAHGMKKYVWSETLVDGGKPFSGKLAHPPTKTGAFQNMGVREQFGRPAPSLPEYYADATVIAFRVPSTESDEDAAQPKITSSGSGLDPAMLSDGDLEKTTNVPIPESGSVSWIQFQYPSPHTVRAVTYVTKDPGFVEALLYGMAAPEKTLEASDDGQTFRKVVTLEGGRAPEHTVSFAPVKAKYFRVTFKRTLPPPRPAWAEGVDPASFGVSAPAPPTSFEVAELILHSDPRVNHFEEKAAFVPVNDLYQYGTPQVDPSVAIKKSDVIDLTSKMRPDGSLDWTPPEGKWLILRIGYSLQGITNHPATPEATGLEVDKLDRRFVKDYFEKYLDSYKETVGADEMGKKGIQFVINDSWEAGSQNWTDNMLAQFKKLRGYDPTPWLPVLTGRVVESAEQSDRFLWDFRKTIADLIATEHYGQLEETLHERGMRHYGESHESGRAFVADGMEVKKMNEVPMSAMWTQRPGVNKPQYGYNADDRESASVAHLYGQNIAAAESLTAAAAPWAWSPATLKPTADQELLNGINRFVIHESAHQPLVGKAPGLTLGPFGQWFNRNETWAEQAGPWVDYLARSSYMLQQGHFGADLVYFYGEDSNLTAIFEQKGPEIPAGYGFDYINADALIHELSVADGQIVTKSGMQYKVLGLDPYSQHMSLPVLRAIHALVENGAVVAGPKPTDDPSLADDPAEFQQLASQLFGDGTGVHKIGKGTVYAGQSLEDVFAALKLKPDFDYSKQGDSSDVEFAHRRLKTGDIYFVDNRSDHAAVIDATFRVSGKQPELWRAETGSTEPVSFKIADGRTSVPLHLEPWGTVFVVFRKPTTQTSHEIAEDSETKLATVDGPWTINFQSGRGAPQSITMNDLSDWRQNPNPGVKYFSGIGTYIKTIQASPDWFKKGSRLWIDLGDVKNLAVVSVNGKDVGETWHAPYRLDVTSALKPGTNTITIKVVNAWVNRLIGDEQPGATTITFADIKPYKASSPLLPSGLIGPVTVVRDDVR; encoded by the coding sequence TTGCTGCGCTTTTTCGTACCCAATTGTGGCTGCATCGATACGCTGAACAATTTCACGCCTGAGGGTATTCGAGTGTTCTCATTGCATAGAAGCCGTGCCGTTCGTCTTAACGGAATGGTTCTGGTGTTTGGGCTGCTGTGTTTCAGCGCGCTCACCTTCGCGCAAGCTCAAGGTGGCCAGGATCAACTGAAAGCCGGATTTCAGCATCCGCCAGCGTCCGCCAGACCGCGAGTGTGGTGGCACTGGATGAACGGCAACATCACCAAAGAAGGCATCAAGCTCGATCTCGAGTGGATGCATCGCGTGGGCATCGCCGGCTACCAAAACTTCGACGCGGCACTGCAAACGCCGCAAGTTGTCGAAAAGCGATTGCCGTACATGACTCCGGAATGGAAAGACGCGTTCAAGTACGCGATCCAGGTAGGAGACCAGTTCGGCATGGAGATGGCGATTGCTGGTTCGCCTGGGTGGAGTGAAAGCGGAGGCCCGTGGGTACCAGCAGCTCATGGAATGAAAAAGTATGTGTGGAGCGAAACCCTGGTAGACGGCGGCAAGCCTTTCTCAGGCAAACTTGCTCATCCTCCCACTAAGACTGGCGCTTTTCAGAACATGGGAGTTCGCGAACAGTTCGGCCGGCCTGCACCGAGCCTCCCTGAATATTATGCGGACGCGACGGTGATAGCGTTTCGAGTCCCCTCGACCGAATCGGATGAAGATGCAGCACAGCCCAAGATCACGTCCAGCGGCTCGGGACTTGATCCGGCGATGTTAAGCGATGGGGATCTGGAGAAGACCACAAATGTACCGATTCCCGAATCAGGATCGGTGTCCTGGATTCAATTCCAATATCCGTCGCCGCACACCGTTCGAGCGGTGACTTACGTGACCAAAGATCCAGGCTTTGTTGAGGCATTGCTCTATGGAATGGCTGCTCCGGAAAAGACGCTCGAAGCCAGCGACGATGGTCAGACTTTCCGCAAAGTGGTTACGCTGGAAGGGGGCAGAGCGCCTGAACACACAGTTTCGTTTGCGCCCGTCAAAGCGAAATACTTTCGCGTCACGTTTAAACGAACGCTTCCGCCTCCGAGACCTGCATGGGCCGAGGGAGTCGATCCTGCTTCATTCGGCGTTAGCGCCCCGGCCCCACCGACCTCGTTCGAAGTCGCAGAACTGATTCTCCATTCCGATCCGCGAGTGAACCACTTCGAGGAGAAAGCAGCGTTTGTACCAGTCAACGATCTTTACCAATACGGAACTCCGCAGGTAGATCCGTCAGTCGCAATTAAGAAATCCGATGTTATAGATCTCACCTCGAAGATGCGTCCCGACGGCAGCCTGGACTGGACGCCGCCCGAAGGCAAGTGGCTGATTCTGCGCATCGGATATTCCCTGCAGGGAATCACGAATCATCCTGCTACGCCGGAGGCCACCGGCCTTGAAGTAGACAAACTCGATCGCCGATTCGTGAAGGACTACTTCGAGAAATATCTCGACAGCTACAAAGAGACGGTCGGCGCGGACGAGATGGGGAAGAAAGGCATCCAGTTCGTGATCAACGACAGCTGGGAGGCCGGATCTCAAAATTGGACAGACAATATGTTGGCTCAGTTCAAAAAGCTGCGCGGTTACGATCCAACTCCGTGGCTTCCAGTGCTCACCGGTAGAGTAGTTGAGAGCGCAGAGCAAAGCGACCGTTTCCTCTGGGATTTCCGCAAAACCATCGCCGATCTTATCGCTACGGAACATTACGGCCAGTTAGAAGAAACTCTTCACGAGCGCGGCATGCGGCACTATGGAGAGTCACACGAATCTGGGCGGGCGTTCGTCGCGGATGGTATGGAAGTAAAGAAGATGAACGAAGTGCCAATGAGCGCGATGTGGACGCAAAGGCCAGGTGTCAATAAGCCGCAATATGGCTATAACGCCGATGATCGCGAATCCGCATCGGTCGCCCATCTTTACGGCCAGAACATCGCCGCAGCGGAATCACTCACTGCAGCAGCAGCTCCGTGGGCGTGGTCCCCTGCGACGTTGAAGCCTACGGCGGACCAGGAGCTTTTGAACGGAATCAATCGTTTCGTCATTCATGAGTCCGCACATCAACCTCTTGTCGGAAAAGCTCCCGGACTTACCCTTGGGCCCTTTGGGCAATGGTTCAACCGCAATGAGACTTGGGCGGAACAAGCAGGACCGTGGGTCGACTATCTGGCGCGCTCGAGTTACATGCTTCAGCAAGGGCATTTTGGCGCCGACCTCGTGTACTTCTATGGAGAAGACTCGAATCTGACCGCCATTTTTGAGCAGAAAGGTCCAGAGATTCCAGCAGGCTATGGCTTCGATTACATCAATGCTGACGCATTGATACACGAGTTGAGCGTTGCTGATGGTCAAATTGTCACTAAGAGCGGCATGCAATATAAGGTCCTCGGACTCGATCCTTATAGCCAACACATGTCCCTACCGGTTCTACGAGCGATCCATGCGCTCGTGGAAAACGGTGCAGTTGTTGCTGGGCCGAAGCCCACTGATGATCCCAGTCTTGCCGACGATCCAGCCGAATTTCAGCAACTGGCGTCGCAGCTGTTCGGCGATGGCACGGGCGTTCACAAGATCGGCAAAGGTACCGTCTACGCCGGTCAAAGCCTTGAAGATGTTTTCGCCGCTCTAAAGCTGAAGCCCGATTTCGATTATTCAAAGCAGGGTGATAGTTCCGATGTGGAATTCGCGCATCGCAGGCTCAAGACGGGCGACATCTATTTTGTCGATAACCGCAGCGATCATGCCGCGGTGATCGATGCGACCTTCCGCGTCTCGGGAAAACAGCCAGAGTTATGGCGCGCTGAGACGGGCAGCACCGAACCCGTATCGTTCAAAATCGCGGATGGCCGTACCAGCGTACCGCTGCATCTGGAACCATGGGGCACCGTCTTCGTCGTCTTCCGCAAACCCACGACTCAAACCTCACATGAGATCGCGGAAGACAGCGAAACCAAGCTGGCCACGGTGGATGGTCCGTGGACAATCAATTTCCAGTCGGGTCGCGGCGCACCACAGTCCATCACAATGAATGACCTATCGGATTGGCGTCAAAATCCGAATCCAGGAGTCAAGTACTTCTCGGGCATAGGTACTTACATAAAAACTATTCAAGCTTCGCCAGACTGGTTCAAGAAAGGTTCTCGGTTGTGGATCGATCTAGGCGATGTCAAGAATCTGGCAGTAGTCAGTGTGAATGGCAAGGATGTGGGTGAGACATGGCATGCTCCTTATCGTCTGGATGTAACCTCAGCCCTTAAGCCGGGTACCAACACAATCACCATCAAGGTCGTGAATGCATGGGTGAATCGCTTAATCGGCGATGAGCAGCCGGGGGCAACTACGATTACCTTTGCCGATATAAAACCTTACAAGGCGAGCTCGCCGTTGTTGCCGTCAGGTTTGATAGGACCCGTGACCGTGGTCCGCGATGACGTCCGCTGA